A section of the Stenotrophomonas acidaminiphila genome encodes:
- a CDS encoding prepilin-type N-terminal cleavage/methylation domain-containing protein — protein sequence MKKMQQGFTLIELMIVVAIIAILAAIALPQYRNYTQKSANGACLAEAKAYMGTAVANLANSSAAPAFNAKACAGGTVPTDADYNGGSSITFTSQTKGNATLKKDVECNAGSGSCDYQ from the coding sequence ATGAAGAAGATGCAGCAGGGCTTCACCCTGATCGAACTGATGATCGTGGTCGCGATCATCGCCATTCTGGCCGCCATCGCGCTGCCGCAGTACCGCAACTACACCCAGAAGTCTGCCAACGGCGCCTGCCTGGCGGAAGCGAAGGCTTACATGGGCACCGCTGTGGCCAACCTGGCCAACAGTTCGGCTGCCCCGGCTTTTAACGCCAAGGCATGTGCTGGCGGTACTGTGCCGACCGATGCCGATTACAATGGTGGCAGCAGCATTACCTTTACCAGCCAGACCAAGGGCAACGCGACCCTGAAGAAGGACGTGGAGTGCAATGCCGGTAGCGGTTCCTGCGACTACCAGTAA
- a CDS encoding prepilin-type N-terminal cleavage/methylation domain-containing protein, which produces MNNPQRGFTLIELMIVVAIIAILAAIALPQYRNYTQKSANTACLAEAKAYMTTAVVELADYTLPVAFVPKACGADTSLGLGVGDFATPRSVTFRARAKGNSAVKVDTECNTGSGQCALKP; this is translated from the coding sequence ATGAACAATCCACAGCGCGGTTTCACCCTGATCGAGCTGATGATCGTGGTCGCGATCATCGCGATTCTTGCCGCCATTGCTCTTCCGCAGTATCGCAACTACACACAGAAGTCTGCGAACACTGCTTGCCTTGCCGAGGCAAAGGCTTACATGACCACAGCCGTGGTGGAGCTGGCCGATTACACGTTGCCTGTGGCCTTCGTGCCCAAGGCGTGTGGCGCGGACACCAGCCTGGGGCTTGGGGTGGGCGATTTCGCCACGCCGCGCTCGGTGACGTTCAGGGCGCGTGCCAAGGGCAACAGCGCCGTGAAGGTCGACACCGAGTGCAATACGGGCAGCGGGCAGTGTGCGCTCAAGCCGTGA
- a CDS encoding type II secretory pathway protein, giving the protein MSVTRSAVNKPPVERNTSQMQPFVWEGTDKRGAKMKGEQDARNANMLRAELRKQGITPTVVKPKPKPLFGASGKAIKPKDIAFFSRQMATMMKSGVPIVTALDIIGSGHKNPRMAKLVGQIRADLEGGSSLYEAISKHPVQFDELYRNLVRAGEGAGVLETVLETIANYQENIETLKGKIKKALFYPAMTIAVALIVSAVLLVFVVPQFEQVFSSFGADLPIFTQMIVAASRFMVSWWWLILLVTVGAVVGFVFALKRSPRMQHTMDRLILKVPVIGQIMHNSAIARFSRTTGVTFRAGVPLVEALGIVAGATGNKVYEEAVLHMRDDVAVGYPVNMAMKQVNVFPHMVIQMTAIGEEAGALDTMLFKVAEYFEQEVNNAVDALSSLIEPMIMVFIGVIVGGMVIGMYLPIFKLASVVG; this is encoded by the coding sequence ATGTCCGTGACCCGTAGCGCAGTGAACAAGCCGCCGGTGGAACGCAACACCAGCCAGATGCAGCCGTTTGTCTGGGAGGGGACCGACAAGCGCGGCGCCAAAATGAAGGGCGAACAGGATGCCCGCAATGCCAACATGCTCCGCGCCGAGCTGCGCAAGCAGGGCATCACCCCGACCGTGGTCAAACCCAAGCCCAAGCCCCTGTTCGGCGCATCCGGCAAAGCGATCAAACCCAAGGACATCGCCTTCTTCAGTCGCCAGATGGCGACGATGATGAAGTCCGGCGTGCCCATCGTGACCGCCCTGGACATCATTGGCAGCGGCCACAAGAACCCGCGCATGGCCAAACTCGTGGGGCAGATCCGTGCCGACCTGGAAGGGGGCTCGTCGCTGTACGAGGCCATCAGCAAGCATCCCGTGCAGTTCGACGAGCTGTACCGCAACCTGGTGCGCGCCGGCGAGGGCGCAGGCGTCCTGGAAACCGTGCTGGAGACCATCGCCAACTACCAGGAGAACATCGAAACGCTGAAGGGCAAGATCAAGAAGGCCCTGTTCTACCCGGCCATGACCATTGCCGTAGCCCTGATCGTCAGCGCGGTCCTGCTGGTTTTTGTCGTGCCGCAGTTCGAACAGGTATTCAGCAGCTTCGGCGCCGACCTTCCTATTTTTACGCAGATGATCGTGGCAGCATCCCGCTTCATGGTCAGCTGGTGGTGGCTGATATTGCTCGTGACCGTGGGCGCCGTCGTGGGCTTCGTCTTCGCCCTCAAGCGCTCGCCCAGGATGCAGCACACCATGGACCGGCTGATCCTCAAGGTACCGGTGATCGGCCAGATCATGCACAACAGCGCCATTGCGCGATTCTCCCGCACGACCGGCGTGACCTTCCGGGCAGGCGTACCGCTGGTCGAGGCGCTGGGCATCGTCGCCGGCGCCACCGGTAACAAGGTCTATGAGGAAGCCGTCCTGCACATGCGCGACGATGTGGCGGTGGGCTACCCGGTGAACATGGCAATGAAGCAGGTCAATGTATTTCCGCACATGGTGATCCAGATGACCGCCATCGGCGAGGAAGCCGGCGCGCTGGATACCATGCTGTTCAAGGTCGCCGAGTACTTCGAGCAGGAAGTGAACAATGCCGTGGATGCCTTGAGCA